One stretch of Desulfovulcanus ferrireducens DNA includes these proteins:
- the hemW gene encoding radical SAM family heme chaperone HemW: MLLYVHFPFCRKKCNYCAFFSQKLVPEMVQIYLTSLKNEIVFWSNEFNFPAISSIYFGGGTPSLLSSEILDRIINWINKYFHLAPALEFTLEANPESLDKKEKVSALRKIGVNRISLGIQSLNDEDLNFLGRVHTAKQAHTSFRLLREAGFANISLDFIWGLPGQTLPKWLGMLKKVVKLKPEHISCYALTIEPGTKLAQIKDKLTLPDENEQGKMYVYGGELLESEGYLQYEISNFARIGYSCRHNQGYWDGQDFLGLGPSAVSTIKDKRWQNPANIKDYQKLVEQKYKGLEYEFLDEKKKTNELVMLSLRTSKGLKLKTYRRLTGKNFVQEYATLVNLLHKNHLIRLCNGYLRLTKTGMLVSDTIIERFMEEA; encoded by the coding sequence ATGCTCCTCTATGTTCATTTTCCTTTTTGCCGGAAAAAATGTAATTATTGTGCCTTTTTTTCCCAGAAACTTGTGCCGGAGATGGTCCAGATTTACCTGACCAGCCTGAAAAATGAGATTGTATTCTGGTCCAATGAATTTAATTTTCCGGCTATCTCCAGTATCTATTTTGGCGGCGGCACTCCTTCTCTTTTATCTTCAGAAATTCTTGACCGGATTATTAATTGGATCAACAAATACTTTCACCTGGCTCCTGCCTTGGAATTTACTTTAGAGGCAAACCCAGAATCCCTTGATAAAAAAGAGAAGGTTTCAGCCCTAAGAAAAATTGGCGTAAATCGAATCAGTCTTGGGATACAAAGTCTAAATGATGAAGACCTGAATTTCTTGGGTCGGGTACACACGGCCAAGCAGGCACACACTTCTTTCAGGCTTCTACGTGAAGCAGGCTTTGCCAATATCAGCCTGGATTTTATCTGGGGCCTGCCAGGACAGACATTACCCAAATGGCTTGGCATGTTAAAAAAAGTGGTTAAATTAAAACCAGAACATATATCCTGCTATGCCCTTACCATTGAACCCGGGACAAAACTAGCTCAAATAAAAGATAAACTCACCCTGCCTGATGAAAATGAACAGGGTAAAATGTATGTTTATGGGGGGGAACTTCTGGAAAGCGAAGGATACCTTCAATATGAAATCTCCAATTTTGCTCGAATAGGTTATTCATGTAGACACAACCAAGGTTACTGGGATGGACAGGACTTTTTAGGCCTGGGTCCTTCGGCAGTCTCTACCATAAAAGACAAACGCTGGCAGAACCCGGCTAACATCAAGGATTATCAAAAGCTGGTAGAGCAAAAGTATAAAGGTCTTGAATATGAGTTTTTGGATGAGAAGAAGAAAACCAATGAACTGGTTATGCTCTCCTTGCGCACCAGCAAGGGACTAAAACTTAAAACATATCGACGATTGACTGGAAAAAATTTTGTCCAAGAATATGCAACTCTGGTAAATCTGCTGCATAAAAACCATCTGATAAGACTTTGCAATGGTTATTTACGCTTGACCAAGACCGGAATGCTGGTCAGCGATACCATTATTGAACGATTTATGGAGGAGGCTTAA
- a CDS encoding epoxyqueuosine reductase QueH, which yields MDKKRVLLHICCGPCAIYPLTWLKKQGYEVVGLYYNPNIHPLQEYVRRKQALQEVAARLEVKVIFKDEDYDPGLYLRQVVFREENRCFYCYQMRLERAAAIAKRGNFDYFTTTLLYSKFQKHDQIAGLGRDLAGSGKVQFLYVDFRQGWKQGIKISKEWKIYRQQYCGCIYSEFERYKKLLTGQ from the coding sequence ATGGACAAAAAAAGGGTTCTTCTTCATATTTGCTGTGGCCCTTGCGCCATTTATCCATTAACCTGGCTAAAAAAACAGGGGTATGAAGTCGTTGGCCTTTATTACAATCCCAATATTCATCCCTTGCAGGAATATGTACGGCGCAAGCAGGCACTGCAGGAGGTGGCAGCCAGATTGGAGGTCAAAGTCATCTTCAAAGACGAGGATTATGACCCTGGTCTTTATCTGCGGCAGGTAGTATTCAGGGAGGAGAACCGCTGCTTTTACTGTTATCAGATGCGCCTGGAGCGGGCAGCGGCCATCGCAAAGCGAGGGAACTTTGATTATTTTACAACCACTTTACTCTATAGCAAGTTCCAAAAACACGATCAGATCGCCGGTTTGGGCCGTGACCTGGCTGGAAGCGGCAAGGTTCAGTTTTTATATGTTGATTTTCGTCAGGGGTGGAAACAAGGAATTAAGATTTCAAAAGAATGGAAAATTTATCGGCAGCAATATTGCGGTTGTATCTACAGTGAGTTTGAACGGTATAAAAAATTACTGACAGGTCAGTAG
- a CDS encoding Rne/Rng family ribonuclease — MPSKQRKRKMFISVLPGEQIEVALAEDGRLQEYYVEMLHQSKTKGNIYKGKIHNIDPALQAAFINYGGPKNGFLQVDEVHPEYYHSDIKPLKGHKYPPLQRVLRPGQEILVQVVKEPTGNKGAFLTTYLSLPGRYFVLTPGREQLGISRKITNEKERERLRKIVEEFKLETGLGVIVRTASEGQSKASLSRDLQFLKRLWKEVRKRGVSESAPALIYEEKDLAFRAIRDYLTQDVAEVWVDHEETAEQVREFVSLIFPRRKKMVKFHSDTGKTLLERFNLEGQLAQIYSREVELPCGARLVFDQTEALMAVDINSGKIAGEKNFKEMAFKANLEAAEEIPHQLRLRDVGGQIVIDFIEMKDKKYIREVEKTLRAGLKSDKARTEMNPMSRFGLVQLVRQRLGISALSVTMQNCPHCQGTGMVRNLEWQAQQALKEIYRGLRRKNCPEPFEFKADPELALYLLNHKRDKLRDWEIKFERHVHIVPQKLS; from the coding sequence ATGCCTAGTAAACAAAGAAAAAGAAAAATGTTTATCAGTGTTTTGCCAGGAGAGCAGATTGAAGTGGCCCTGGCTGAAGATGGCCGTCTACAGGAATATTATGTGGAAATGTTGCATCAATCCAAGACCAAGGGCAATATTTACAAAGGAAAAATCCACAACATTGATCCGGCACTGCAGGCAGCGTTCATTAATTACGGGGGCCCAAAAAATGGTTTCCTGCAAGTGGATGAAGTCCATCCCGAATATTATCACTCGGACATCAAACCATTAAAAGGCCATAAATACCCCCCTCTGCAAAGGGTGCTAAGGCCTGGACAGGAAATCCTGGTTCAGGTGGTCAAGGAGCCAACCGGAAACAAAGGAGCTTTTTTAACAACTTACCTGTCTCTGCCCGGAAGGTATTTTGTTCTCACCCCTGGTCGGGAACAACTTGGAATTTCTAGAAAAATTACCAATGAGAAAGAAAGAGAAAGGCTGCGCAAGATTGTCGAAGAATTCAAACTGGAGACGGGTTTAGGGGTTATTGTACGCACAGCCAGCGAAGGTCAGAGTAAGGCCAGCCTGTCCAGGGATTTACAATTCCTGAAGCGGCTGTGGAAAGAGGTCCGCAAGCGAGGTGTTTCAGAATCCGCTCCGGCCTTGATTTATGAAGAGAAGGACTTGGCCTTTCGGGCAATCCGAGACTATCTGACCCAGGATGTGGCAGAAGTATGGGTCGACCATGAAGAAACTGCTGAGCAGGTGCGCGAATTTGTCTCCCTGATTTTTCCCAGACGCAAAAAAATGGTCAAATTCCATTCTGATACTGGAAAAACCCTGCTGGAGAGGTTTAACTTAGAAGGTCAACTAGCCCAGATTTATTCTCGTGAGGTGGAGCTACCCTGCGGAGCCAGGTTGGTCTTTGATCAGACCGAGGCCTTGATGGCCGTAGATATCAATTCCGGGAAAATCGCGGGAGAAAAAAATTTCAAGGAGATGGCCTTCAAGGCAAATTTAGAGGCAGCTGAAGAAATACCTCATCAACTAAGACTTCGTGATGTGGGAGGACAGATAGTTATTGATTTCATCGAAATGAAAGACAAAAAATACATAAGAGAAGTGGAAAAAACTTTAAGAGCCGGCCTGAAGTCAGACAAGGCACGCACAGAAATGAATCCCATGTCCAGGTTTGGATTGGTTCAATTGGTCCGGCAGCGTCTGGGAATATCGGCCTTGTCCGTAACCATGCAAAACTGTCCGCACTGCCAGGGGACAGGTATGGTCAGGAATTTGGAATGGCAAGCTCAGCAAGCCTTAAAGGAAATTTATCGTGGCCTGCGCCGTAAAAATTGCCCCGAACCTTTTGAGTTCAAAGCAGATCCTGAATTGGCCCTGTACTTATTGAACCACAAACGGGATAAACTCCGGGACTGGGAAATCAAGTTCGAGCGACACGTTCACATCGTGCCTCAGAAGCTAAGTTAG
- the rpsP gene encoding 30S ribosomal protein S16: protein MALRLRLTRMGSKKRPFYRIVALNSETRRDGRALDYLGYYNPMTEPPEIKIDQEKVKMWMERGAKPSDTVRSLLKKVGF, encoded by the coding sequence ATGGCTTTGAGATTGAGATTGACGAGAATGGGATCCAAGAAAAGACCATTTTATCGCATAGTGGCTTTGAACAGTGAGACTAGGCGTGATGGTCGGGCTTTGGATTACCTGGGGTACTATAACCCAATGACTGAACCACCAGAGATCAAAATCGATCAAGAAAAAGTTAAGATGTGGATGGAAAGGGGGGCCAAGCCCTCTGACACTGTCCGCTCTTTGCTTAAAAAAGTGGGTTTCTAG
- a CDS encoding radical SAM protein, with protein sequence MRFKYIFGPVLSSRLGKSLGVDLLGNKICNFDCLYCEVGKTEVHTTKRARYVPKEKIFTELKEWLELDLPEPDFITLGGQGEPCLNLELGEIIRGIKLIAPKIPVAVLTNGTLLGDAHVRKEISLADVVLPSLDTVVETEFKKLNRPCSGVSLKKIIAGLLTWRREFNGKVFLEILLIPGINDSLQNLEGLQKFCLQFKADRVDVVGMTRPGAYIKDCLLSKSAINKWQKVLGATTEPAQKIEGQKIKVRADEDIILASLTRRPQTKKDLALALSMGEEELSEILTRLENKGIVTKNYDSKNTKEFYTVDKR encoded by the coding sequence ATGCGCTTCAAATATATCTTTGGTCCGGTTTTATCTTCTCGTTTGGGAAAATCCCTGGGTGTTGACCTGCTAGGGAATAAAATTTGTAATTTTGACTGCCTATATTGTGAGGTAGGTAAAACCGAGGTCCATACAACAAAACGAGCACGCTACGTGCCCAAAGAAAAAATATTTACAGAACTGAAAGAATGGTTAGAACTTGACCTGCCTGAACCTGACTTTATCACTTTGGGAGGACAAGGAGAGCCCTGCTTAAACCTGGAATTAGGAGAAATAATCCGAGGCATTAAACTCATAGCTCCAAAGATTCCGGTAGCAGTTTTGACCAACGGTACGCTCCTTGGTGATGCCCATGTCAGAAAAGAAATAAGCCTGGCCGATGTAGTCTTGCCTTCGCTGGATACTGTTGTTGAAACCGAATTTAAAAAACTGAATCGCCCTTGTTCGGGTGTAAGTTTAAAAAAAATCATAGCCGGACTTTTAACCTGGAGAAGGGAATTTAACGGTAAAGTTTTTTTAGAAATCCTTCTAATTCCCGGTATAAATGATAGCCTGCAGAATTTAGAGGGTTTACAAAAATTTTGTTTACAGTTTAAAGCAGACAGAGTGGACGTTGTCGGCATGACCAGGCCCGGGGCATACATCAAAGATTGTCTCTTAAGTAAAAGCGCTATAAACAAGTGGCAAAAGGTTCTAGGTGCAACCACCGAGCCAGCACAAAAAATTGAAGGCCAAAAGATTAAAGTCCGGGCGGATGAAGACATAATTCTGGCCTCCCTTACAAGAAGACCACAAACAAAAAAAGACCTGGCCCTGGCGTTGAGTATGGGGGAGGAAGAACTCAGCGAAATTTTAACCAGATTGGAAAACAAAGGAATTGTGACAAAAAATTATGACAGCAAGAATACAAAAGAATTTTACACAGTTGATAAGAGGTAA
- the ffh gene encoding signal recognition particle protein, giving the protein MFDSLSDRLNSVFKKLKGHGRLDEKNIQEGLREVRLALLEADVNYKVVKDFIQRVKERALGQDVLKSLTPGQQVVKIVHEELIDLLGGQSEELNLKAKPPVVIMLVGLQGSGKTTTAAKLSLYLRRNKYAPYLVPADVYRPAAIEQLHKLATEINVPAYPSTPDMDPVDICRKAIDEAKKNAYSVVLLDTAGRLHIDEKLMQELVAIKSECQPHEILFVADAMTGQDAVNVAAKFNELLDVTGIVLTKMEGDARGGAALSIKSVTQKPIKFIGVGEKLSDLEVFHPDRVASRILGMGDILTLIEKAQSSIDANEAKELERKLKKSQFDLEDFRTQMRRLKKLGSIEGLLKLVPGMGKLRDKLKDVKVPEKELARVEAIINSMTPEERHEPKIINASRKQRIARGSGTSVQEVNQLLKNFEQMQKMMKKMMGQSVKGGMRLGSGTGSSLRKKRKKAKRKKKKR; this is encoded by the coding sequence ATGTTTGATAGTCTTTCTGATAGATTAAACTCGGTATTCAAGAAGTTAAAAGGTCATGGCCGTCTGGATGAGAAGAATATCCAGGAGGGCTTGCGGGAAGTACGTCTGGCCCTTTTGGAAGCGGATGTCAATTATAAGGTCGTAAAGGACTTTATTCAGCGAGTAAAAGAACGCGCTTTAGGTCAGGACGTTTTAAAGAGCCTTACGCCAGGGCAGCAGGTAGTTAAAATTGTTCATGAAGAGCTCATTGACCTTTTAGGCGGGCAGAGTGAGGAACTTAATTTAAAGGCCAAGCCGCCGGTTGTGATAATGCTTGTAGGGCTGCAAGGTTCTGGTAAAACAACAACAGCGGCCAAGCTATCGTTATATTTACGGCGAAATAAGTACGCTCCGTATCTGGTTCCTGCGGATGTTTATCGGCCTGCGGCCATAGAGCAATTACACAAGCTGGCTACTGAGATTAATGTTCCTGCCTATCCATCTACGCCAGATATGGACCCGGTTGATATCTGCCGCAAGGCCATCGATGAAGCCAAGAAGAATGCTTATAGCGTGGTTTTGCTGGATACGGCAGGTCGGTTGCACATTGATGAAAAATTAATGCAGGAGCTGGTGGCCATAAAGTCCGAATGCCAGCCGCATGAGATTTTATTCGTGGCCGATGCTATGACCGGTCAGGATGCGGTTAATGTGGCTGCCAAGTTTAATGAGCTTCTGGACGTGACCGGTATTGTGTTGACCAAGATGGAGGGCGATGCTCGTGGAGGCGCTGCCCTGTCCATTAAGTCGGTCACGCAGAAGCCAATCAAGTTTATTGGCGTAGGAGAAAAATTAAGCGATCTGGAAGTTTTTCATCCTGATCGGGTAGCTTCCCGAATCCTGGGCATGGGCGATATACTCACTCTGATTGAGAAAGCCCAGTCCAGCATTGATGCCAACGAAGCCAAGGAGCTGGAAAGAAAGCTAAAAAAATCCCAGTTTGACTTGGAAGATTTTAGAACCCAGATGCGGCGCTTAAAAAAGCTGGGGTCCATAGAGGGGTTACTGAAGTTGGTTCCTGGCATGGGCAAATTGCGAGACAAGCTGAAAGATGTCAAGGTTCCCGAAAAGGAGCTGGCCCGGGTGGAGGCCATTATAAATTCCATGACTCCTGAGGAACGACATGAGCCCAAGATAATCAATGCCAGCCGTAAGCAAAGAATTGCCAGAGGTAGTGGGACATCAGTCCAGGAAGTAAATCAATTGCTCAAGAATTTTGAGCAGATGCAGAAAATGATGAAGAAAATGATGGGCCAGAGCGTAAAAGGGGGCATGCGTCTGGGGTCTGGTACCGGATCATCTTTGCGTAAGAAGCGCAAGAAGGCGAAGAGAAAGAAAAAGAAAAGGTAG
- a CDS encoding ABC transporter substrate-binding protein — MKILKIFYLTLTICMAVTVNGFAEDVIKLGAIFSASGPASFLGEPEKNTALMLQEQINSQGGILGKKVELIIYDDETDVNKCVLAADKLLKKDRVVAVIGPTTSGNTLAIVNKFERARIPLVSCAAAEKIVKPVKKWVFKTPQSDRHAVTKILKHAKSKGYKKIAIITVSNGFGQAGRAVLKELVPAMGLQLVADEVYGPKDTDMTSQLIKIKGQNPDAIICWGTNPGPAVVARNRVQLGIKTPLYMSHGVASKKFIELAGKASEGIMLPAGRLIVADQISDDNPQKPVLKAYIQDYESKFHTPVSTFGGHAWDAFHLIVKAIEMGNSTKPADIRNNLEKITGFVGTGGIFNFSPADHNGLDEDAFEMVEIQNGEWKIIK, encoded by the coding sequence ATGAAAATTCTGAAAATTTTTTATCTGACTTTGACTATTTGTATGGCTGTAACGGTCAACGGTTTTGCCGAAGATGTCATTAAGCTGGGAGCGATATTCTCCGCATCCGGTCCTGCCTCTTTTCTGGGCGAACCAGAAAAAAATACCGCCCTTATGCTTCAGGAGCAGATTAACAGCCAGGGTGGTATTTTAGGCAAAAAGGTTGAGCTTATAATATATGACGATGAAACCGATGTTAATAAATGTGTGCTTGCCGCTGATAAGTTGCTCAAAAAAGATCGTGTGGTTGCTGTTATTGGTCCGACCACGTCCGGAAATACCCTGGCCATTGTAAATAAATTTGAGCGTGCTCGTATCCCTCTGGTTTCTTGTGCAGCTGCAGAGAAAATTGTTAAACCCGTAAAAAAATGGGTATTTAAGACTCCGCAGTCAGACCGGCATGCAGTAACCAAGATTTTAAAACACGCTAAGAGTAAAGGTTATAAAAAAATCGCGATTATCACAGTCTCTAATGGTTTTGGTCAGGCTGGCCGGGCAGTCCTTAAAGAACTGGTTCCGGCCATGGGCCTTCAACTTGTGGCCGATGAGGTCTATGGCCCTAAAGATACAGATATGACTTCCCAGCTTATCAAGATAAAAGGCCAGAACCCGGACGCAATTATTTGTTGGGGTACTAATCCTGGTCCGGCTGTTGTTGCCAGAAACCGTGTTCAGCTTGGCATTAAAACTCCGCTTTACATGAGCCACGGTGTTGCTTCGAAAAAATTTATAGAGCTTGCAGGCAAGGCCAGCGAAGGCATTATGCTTCCGGCCGGCCGACTCATAGTGGCTGATCAGATTTCTGATGACAACCCTCAAAAGCCAGTTTTAAAAGCCTATATTCAAGATTATGAATCCAAATTCCATACACCTGTTTCCACTTTTGGGGGCCATGCCTGGGATGCTTTCCATCTTATTGTGAAGGCTATTGAGATGGGCAATTCGACTAAGCCCGCAGACATTAGGAATAACCTGGAAAAGATCACTGGTTTCGTTGGTACCGGTGGCATTTTCAACTTCTCTCCTGCTGACCACAATGGCCTGGACGAAGATGCCTTTGAAATGGTCGAGATCCAGAATGGCGAGTGGAAAATCATAAAATAA
- a CDS encoding tRNA (adenine-N1)-methyltransferase yields the protein MLKPGQLVMLVSPKGKRYFKLAHPDDVLHTHDGQLEFKKVLQAGFGQTVPTHLGRPYLVLKPTLYDLIKSIKRQTQIIYPKEIGYIIIKLGIGPGSKVIEAGSGSGALTTALAWFVGEQGKVYTYERREEFFKLCARNLARAGLGSRVEQFNHDISAGFLQENVDTLFLDVRTPWDYLEHIPSALKPGAPLGFLLPTTNQVSKLLECLEQGPFGEIEVLEILVRRYKPVPQRLRPDDRMVAHTGYLVFARLT from the coding sequence ATGCTCAAGCCCGGTCAACTGGTAATGTTAGTCAGTCCCAAGGGCAAGCGTTACTTTAAGCTTGCCCATCCAGATGATGTGTTGCACACCCATGATGGACAACTAGAGTTTAAAAAAGTTTTGCAGGCAGGATTTGGACAAACAGTGCCCACCCATTTGGGCCGCCCCTACCTTGTATTGAAACCAACCCTTTATGATTTGATCAAATCGATCAAAAGACAGACGCAAATAATTTATCCTAAAGAAATTGGATATATTATAATTAAACTGGGAATAGGTCCGGGCAGTAAGGTCATTGAGGCCGGGTCCGGGTCGGGGGCATTGACTACAGCCCTGGCCTGGTTTGTGGGCGAACAGGGCAAAGTCTACACCTACGAACGCAGGGAGGAGTTTTTTAAACTCTGTGCCCGGAATTTGGCAAGGGCAGGTCTTGGAAGCAGGGTAGAACAGTTTAATCATGATATTAGCGCAGGATTTTTACAAGAAAACGTCGATACTCTTTTTTTGGATGTACGCACTCCATGGGATTATCTGGAGCATATCCCTTCCGCGTTAAAACCAGGTGCACCACTTGGTTTTCTTTTGCCTACCACCAACCAGGTAAGCAAGCTCCTGGAATGCCTTGAGCAAGGGCCATTTGGCGAGATCGAGGTTCTGGAGATCCTGGTCCGTCGCTATAAACCTGTACCTCAGCGTTTGCGTCCCGACGATCGCATGGTGGCCCACACAGGCTACCTGGTTTTTGCTCGTTTAACGTGA
- a CDS encoding KH domain-containing protein produces the protein MLKDLIEYIAKSLVDNPDAVSVSEIEGEQTSVIELKVAKEDLGKVIGKQGRTARAMRTILGAASTKAQKRAVLEILE, from the coding sequence ATGTTGAAGGATTTGATCGAGTACATTGCCAAGTCTTTAGTGGACAATCCAGATGCCGTATCTGTGTCTGAAATCGAAGGGGAACAGACTTCTGTCATTGAACTCAAGGTAGCTAAAGAAGATTTAGGTAAGGTGATCGGCAAACAAGGACGCACTGCCAGAGCTATGCGCACCATTCTGGGCGCTGCCTCAACTAAGGCCCAAAAGCGTGCTGTTCTGGAAATATTGGAATAA
- a CDS encoding pyridoxal phosphate-dependent aminotransferase — MQVLSKQVEAYLEKSSWIRQMFEKGRELKQKYGPENVFDFSLGNPDLPPPQEVAQGLKELAEQVSKPFALGYMPNAGLPELRQALAKYLSQEQKVELEEQDIIVTCGAAGGLNALFRAILEPGDEVVCPAPYFVEYGFYVQNFKGILKTVPCKPLTFELDLDGLEAAIGPKVRAVLINSPNNPTGQVYSEEELKALVDILKAKSRQFGRPILLVSDEPYRFLTYDQVQVPSILSLYADSVIVSSFSKSLALAGERVGYIAVCPQMEQKEDLLAGLVLTNRILGYVNAPVIGQYLILKSLGSLVDTEKYVLRRKVMAEVLSNAGLEFSLPRGGFYFFPKAPHEKDHEFVRILIEEKVLAVPGSGFGYPGYVRFAFCVDDNIIARSADAIRTAVEKALKA, encoded by the coding sequence ATGCAAGTTTTGTCTAAACAAGTTGAGGCCTATCTGGAAAAATCATCCTGGATAAGGCAGATGTTTGAAAAGGGCCGGGAACTCAAGCAAAAGTATGGTCCGGAAAATGTTTTTGATTTTAGCTTGGGCAATCCGGATTTGCCGCCTCCGCAAGAAGTGGCGCAGGGGCTAAAAGAATTAGCTGAGCAGGTAAGCAAACCGTTTGCTTTGGGATACATGCCCAATGCCGGTCTGCCAGAGCTACGGCAGGCCCTGGCTAAATATTTAAGTCAAGAACAAAAGGTGGAGCTGGAAGAGCAAGATATTATTGTTACTTGCGGGGCTGCAGGTGGGTTAAATGCACTCTTTCGGGCTATATTAGAGCCGGGTGACGAAGTAGTTTGCCCTGCTCCTTATTTTGTAGAATATGGTTTTTATGTGCAAAATTTCAAAGGGATTTTAAAAACCGTGCCCTGTAAACCGCTGACCTTTGAGCTTGATTTGGATGGGCTCGAGGCAGCCATTGGGCCAAAAGTAAGAGCAGTACTAATCAATTCGCCAAACAATCCCACAGGACAAGTCTATAGTGAGGAAGAGTTAAAAGCCCTGGTGGACATATTAAAGGCTAAGAGTAGACAGTTTGGCAGACCCATACTTCTTGTTTCTGACGAGCCTTATAGATTTCTTACCTATGATCAGGTTCAAGTGCCTTCAATTTTGTCTTTGTATGCCGATAGCGTTATTGTGAGTTCCTTTTCAAAAAGTCTGGCTTTGGCAGGGGAAAGAGTGGGGTATATTGCTGTCTGCCCGCAGATGGAACAAAAAGAGGATCTCTTAGCCGGCCTTGTCTTGACCAATAGAATACTTGGCTATGTCAATGCGCCGGTTATTGGACAATATCTGATATTAAAGAGTCTGGGTTCTCTTGTGGATACAGAAAAATATGTGCTCCGGCGAAAGGTTATGGCCGAGGTACTTAGTAACGCAGGCCTTGAGTTTTCTCTGCCCAGAGGCGGATTTTACTTCTTTCCCAAAGCTCCACATGAAAAAGATCATGAATTTGTACGCATACTTATAGAAGAAAAGGTTTTGGCTGTCCCCGGTTCTGGCTTTGGCTATCCTGGCTATGTTCGTTTTGCTTTTTGCGTGGATGACAATATTATTGCCCGGTCCGCAGATGCAATCAGGACGGCGGTAGAAAAAGCGCTCAAGGCGTGA
- a CDS encoding DUF2905 domain-containing protein yields the protein MGEWSEIGKLLIVFGLILIGIGLFLLFGDKLPLKLGHLPGDIVYERGNFKFYFPWVTCLVISIILTLIFSLWRR from the coding sequence ATGGGCGAGTGGTCTGAAATAGGTAAACTTTTAATCGTCTTTGGCCTGATTCTAATCGGAATAGGCCTCTTTTTACTCTTTGGCGATAAACTGCCTCTAAAATTAGGCCACCTACCTGGAGATATTGTCTATGAACGGGGGAATTTTAAATTTTACTTTCCCTGGGTGACCTGTCTAGTCATAAGTATTATTTTGACTCTGATCTTTTCTCTTTGGCGCAGATGA
- the rimM gene encoding ribosome maturation factor RimM (Essential for efficient processing of 16S rRNA) — protein sequence MASKNLVLCGKVLKPHGLKGELCIACYADSPFFLEGITRLYLQKEGQKPKPFRLISWRPHQNKMLVFFENIVGRSQAEEWRGAEVLVREKDLPPKEDDEIYLYELLDCRIYLSDGAYLGVLKDVQVHSGNEVWVIMTEDAKEVLFPANEEFVQEVDLELKKIVINPPEGLLDIYIG from the coding sequence ATGGCTTCCAAAAACCTTGTTTTGTGTGGGAAGGTTTTGAAGCCGCATGGACTCAAAGGGGAGCTTTGCATTGCCTGTTATGCAGACTCCCCTTTCTTTTTGGAAGGCATTACGCGGCTGTACTTGCAAAAGGAGGGACAGAAGCCTAAGCCCTTCAGGCTCATCTCGTGGCGACCTCACCAGAACAAGATGCTTGTTTTTTTTGAAAATATTGTAGGTCGAAGCCAAGCTGAAGAATGGCGGGGGGCTGAAGTCCTGGTTAGAGAAAAGGATCTTCCTCCAAAGGAGGATGATGAGATCTATCTATATGAACTGCTGGACTGCCGGATTTATTTATCAGACGGTGCTTATCTGGGCGTTTTAAAAGATGTTCAGGTCCACAGTGGAAATGAAGTCTGGGTAATTATGACCGAAGATGCAAAAGAGGTTTTGTTTCCTGCAAATGAGGAATTTGTTCAGGAAGTTGACCTGGAGCTGAAGAAGATAGTCATTAATCCACCCGAAGGATTGCTGGATATCTATATTGGTTGA